Part of the Chroogloeocystis siderophila 5.2 s.c.1 genome, TTTCGGGAAACCATGAAAAAATAGCGCAGTGGCGATACGAACAACAAATTCAACGCACGCGCGATCGCCGCCCTGATTTATACGCTGAATGGTTAGAAAATACCAAATCGCAATCAGAATAGACAGGTAATGGGTAACCGAGTGATAACTTATGAATGCGATCGCTAAAGGTAATGGGTAATTGACAGTTGCCGATTACCCATTACCAACTGCGGTATCGTTAACTAAAAGAGGGCTTTTTTGTAACTGCAATGAACATTCGGATTGGCAATGGCTACGATATTCATCAACTCAGCTTTGATCGGCGTTTAATTTTGGGTGGTGTCGAAATTCCGCATGATCGCGGTTTACTTGGACATAGTGATGCTGATGTTCTTACCCACGCGATTATGGATGCGATGCTGGGTGCTTTGAGTTTAGGTGACATTGGGTTGTATTTTCCGCCAACAGATCCGCAGTGGAAAGGCGCAGATAGTTTAGTGTTACTTGCGAAAGTGAATCGATTAATCGGCGATCGCGGCTGGCAAATTGGTAATATTGACTCGGTTGTTGTCGCGGAACGTCCAAAGTTAAAACCGCATATTCAACAAATGCGATCACGGCTTGCAGAAGTTTTAGAAGTCCAACCCGAACAAATTGGCATCAAAGCAACAACAAACGAAAAATTAGGTCCTGTCGGTAGAGAAGAAGGTATCGCCGCGTATGCGGTAGCATTACTGCAACAAAGTTAGGGGTCAGAGGTCAGGGGTCGCTATGATAAATTTTATTGATGAATCACCTAAAAATATTCTCACCGCTAGAGCAAGGTTAGGCGAAGGACCTTGTTGGCATTTACAAAAGCAATTACTATACTGGGTTGATATTTATAATCACCGAGTCCACGAATTTAATTCAACAACAGGCGAACAAAAATTCTTTGATGTGGGCGAAGTTGTCGGCTGTATTGCACCCGCAAAAACAAATCGCTTGATTATGGCGCTGCGTCATCGCTTGGCTTTTTTAGATACGAGTAATGGTGAGGTGACACCGATTATTGATGTTGAAACCGAAAAGCCGTCGGATATTCGTCTGAATGATGGTAAGTGCGATCCGGCGGGGCGTTTTTGGTTTGGTTCCATGTCTACGAGTGGGTCTAGAGCGCGGTTATTTCGCTACGATCCTGATGGTTCGTTACACGTTGTCTTAACAGGGTTAACTGTATCAAATGGACTCGGATGGAGTCCGGATCAAAAAACGTTTTATTTAACTGATTCACCCACAAAAAAGATTTACGCTTTTGATTTTGATGTAGCTA contains:
- the ispF gene encoding 2-C-methyl-D-erythritol 2,4-cyclodiphosphate synthase; protein product: MNIRIGNGYDIHQLSFDRRLILGGVEIPHDRGLLGHSDADVLTHAIMDAMLGALSLGDIGLYFPPTDPQWKGADSLVLLAKVNRLIGDRGWQIGNIDSVVVAERPKLKPHIQQMRSRLAEVLEVQPEQIGIKATTNEKLGPVGREEGIAAYAVALLQQS
- a CDS encoding SMP-30/gluconolactonase/LRE family protein — encoded protein: MINFIDESPKNILTARARLGEGPCWHLQKQLLYWVDIYNHRVHEFNSTTGEQKFFDVGEVVGCIAPAKTNRLIMALRHRLAFLDTSNGEVTPIIDVETEKPSDIRLNDGKCDPAGRFWFGSMSTSGSRARLFRYDPDGSLHVVLTGLTVSNGLGWSPDQKTFYLTDSPTKKIYAFDFDVASGDINNQRVFAAIDIDSGVPDGLTVDRDGCIWSAIWDGWCVVKFDPTGTEMARISMPVQRPTCCVFGNQDLATLYITTASVGLSEEEIQKSFYSGDLFSLATNTSGMPTYEFAG